The nucleotide window GCGTGGCCGGGCCGAAGATCCTCGGCCACGCCACCGACCTGATCTTCAGCGGGGTGATCGGCCGGCAACTGCCCGCCGGCACCACCGCCGAGCAGGCCGTCGCGGCGGCCCGGGCCAGCGGCAACGACAGCTTCGCCGACATGCTGGCCCGGATGGACGTGGTGCCCGGGGTGGGCATCGACTTCAGCGCCCTGAGTCGGGTGCTGCTGCTGGCGCTCGGGCTCTACCTGGCCGCGAGCCTGCTGTCCTGGTGGCAGGGCTGGCTGCTCAACGGGGTGGTCCAGCGCACCGTGCTGCGGCTGCGCGCCGAGGTGGAGGAGAAGCTCAACCGGCTGCCGCTGCCCTACTTCGACAGGCAGCCGCGCGGTGAGTTGCTCAGCCGGGTCACCAACGACATCGACAACATCTCCACAAGCCTCCAGCAGACCCTCAGCCAGCTGCTCACCTCGCTGCTGACAGTCGTCGGCGTGCTGGCCGTGATGTTCTGGATCTCGCCGGTGCTGGCGCTGGTGGCCCTGGTCGCGGTGCCGCTGTCGGTGCTGGTCACCCAGCGCATCGCCAAGCGCTCGCAGAAGCAGTTCATCGCACAGTGGACGCACACCGGCGAGTTGAACGGCCAGATCGAGGAGGCGTACACCGGTCATGAGCTGGTGAAGGTCTTCGGCCGGCAGCGTGAGGTCGAGGCCGCGTTCCACGCGAAGAACGAGGAGCTGTTCCGAGCCAGCTTCGGGGCGCAGTTCATCTCCGGGATCATCATGCCGTCGATGATGTTCATCGGAAACCTGAGTTACGTGGCGATCGCCGTGGTCGGCGGGTTGCGGGTCGCGTCCGGCACGATGAGCCTCGGCGACGTGCAGGCGTTCATCCAGTACTCCCGACAGTTCACCCAGCCGCTCACCCAACTCGCTTCGATGGCCAACCTGCTCCAGTCCGGGGTGGCCTCGGCCGAGCGGGTCTTCGCGGTGCTCGACGCGGACGAGCAGACCCCCGACCCGGTCGCGCCGGCCCGGGTCACCGACCCGCACGGTCGGGTCGAGTTCGACCACGTCTCGTTCCGCTACGAGCCGGACAAGCCGCTGATCGACGACCTGTCGCTGGTCGCCGAGCCGGGGCACACGGTGGCGATCGTCGGCCCGACCGGTGCCGGCAAGACCACCCTGGTCAACCTGGTGATGCGGTTCTACGAGCTGGACGCCGGCCGGATCACGCTCGACGGGGTGGACATCACCGCGATGCGCCGCGACGACCTGCGCGGGCGGATCGGCATGGTGCTCCAGGACACCTGGCTGTTCGGCGGCACCATCCGGGACAACATCGCCTACGGGCGGCCGGACGCGACCGAGGAGGAGATCCTCACCGCGGCCCGGGCCACCTTCGTGGACCGGTTCGTGCGCAGCCTGCCGGACGGCTACGACACGGTCATCGACGAGGAGGGCAGCAACGTCAGCGCCGGCGAGAAGCAGCTCATCACCATCGCGCGGGCGTTCCTCGCCGAGCCGTCGCTGCTGATCCTCGACGAGGCCACCAGTTCGGTGGACACCCGCACCGAGGTGCTGCTGCAACGGGCGATGGCCGCGCTGCGCTCGGACCGGACCAGCTTCGTCATCGCGCACCGGCTCTCCACGATCCGCGACGCCGACCTGATCCTCATGATGGAGAACGGTCGGATCGTCGAGCAGGGCACCCACGAGCAGTTGCTCGTCGCCCAGGGCGCGTACCACCGGCTCTACCGCTCGCAGTTCACCGGCGCTGTGGTCGACGAGGAACCGGCCGCCCAACCGGCGTCGGTCTGAGGTCGGGCGGCCGTGCGCGCGAGACGATCGGTGGGCGTGTCAGTCCGGCGGCAGCAGGTCGGTCGCGCGGGCGGCGACCTGCCCGCCGATCAGGGCGAGCGCGGCGTCGGCGGGCATCGGAGCCAGGGCACGGCCGCCGCGCAGGCGCAGCGCGAGGCGACCGTCGGCCGCCTCCCGAGCACCCAACACCCCGAGGTACGGGACGCGGCGGCGGGCCGCGTCCCGGACCCGGGCGCCCAGCGAGCCGGAGACATCGACCTCGACCCGCAGGCCGGCGTCAACCGCCCGTCGGGCCAGGTCGGCGGCCGCGTCGACCTGACCGTCGTCGACCGGCAGCAGCACCAACTGGACTGGCGCGTACCAGGCCGGGAACGCCCCCTCGTGCACCTCGATGAGGTACGCGAACAGCCGCTCCATGCTGCCGACCAGGCTGCGGTGCAGCATGACCGGGCGACGTCGGCTGCCGTCCGAGTCGGTGTACGACAGGTCGAACCGTTCCGGCTTGTCGAAGTCCACCTGGATGGTGGAGATGGTCGACTCCCGGCCGGCGGCGTCGAGAATCTGAATGTCGATCTTCGGGCCATAGAAGGCCGCCTCCCCCGGCGCCTCGACGTACTCCACCCCGGTCAGCGCCTCCCGGAGCAGTTCCTCGGCGCGGGCCCACTGCGCGTCGTCGCCGACGTACTTCTCGCCCGGCCCGCGCAGCGACAGCCGGAACCCGGCCGGCCGGACGCCGAGCGCGGCGTGCGCTTCGCGGATCAGCCCCAGGATCTCGACGACCTCGGCGCCGACCGGCTCGGGGGCGCAGAAGGTGTGCGCGTCGTTGAGCGAGATGGCGCGGACCCGGGACAGCCCGCCGAGCACGCCGGAGCGCTCCGAGCGGTACATCCCGCCCAGCTCCGCGATTCGCAACGGCAGCTCCCGGTAGGAACGGCCCCGCGCCCGGAAGACCAACGCGTGATGCGGGCAGAGCGCCGGTCGGAGCACGAACTCGTCGTCGGCGCTCAGCCGCATCGGCGGGAACATGTCGTCGGCGAAGTAGCCGAGATGACCGGAGAGTTCGAAGAGTTCCCGCTTACCCAGCGGCGGCGAGTAGACGTGCTGGTGGCCGGAGCGGCGCTCCAACTCCCGGACGTACTCCTCGACGGCGTGCCGGGCGGCGGCGCCGGCCGGCAGCCAGATCGGCAGGCCGGCGCCGGCCAGCGGATCGGAGACGAAGAGGTCCAGCTCGCGGCCGAGCCTACGGTGGTCGATCATGTCGGGCTCCTGGATCGGGTACGACCCGGAGGCGACCTGAGCTCCGAACGGCGCGCTGCCCTCGGGGGCGGATCGCCCCGGGGCCTGGTCGACGGTGGTTACGTCAGAGCGGCGCGCCGGGGACACCCGGCGTCGTGGTCATCACTACCGCGCTGCACATACGGCGACCGTACCCGCCCGACGATCGGGGACGCACCCGGATTTACGGCGGAGGGGTGGGCCGCCGGCGCGGGACCCGCCGGCGGCCCTGGCGGCCGAATCGTCAGGAACGGGGGACCCGACGGGCGTGGCCGCGCCGCCAACGGTACGCCGAGAAACGCCGTTCCGCCGCCCTCCTCGGACGGGTGCAACAGCCTCCGAACCCGTCACCCGGCAGTGATCGGCCTCGTTAAAGCTGGGTGGCCCAGTCGTGTCGACGGTCACGACGGGCCGGGGCCGTCCACCGTGACGCCGGACACGGCGTCAGGCTCAAGACACCCAATCGGCCGCATCCGGCGAGGTGGCAGGCGTGCCCGAACTTCTGACTGACGTCGCGTCGCCGACGTGGGCGTACCTGGTGCTGCTCACTCTGCTGATCGCGGACGCCTTCGTGCCGGTGATCCCCACCCAGATCGTCATGATCACCAGCGGTGCGCTCACCGTCTACGGCGGGCTCAGCCTGCCGGTCACCATCGCCGTCGGCGCGCTCGGTGTGTTCGCCGGCGACCTGGCCTGCTACCTGCTCGGGCGGAGCGCGCCGGACCGGCGGCCACCCCGGCACGCCGAGCTGAGCCGGGCCCGCCGGGTGGCCAGCCGGGTCACCCAGGGGCTACGACAACCCGGGCCGCTGGTCATCCTGCTCTGCCGGTTCGTGCCGGGCGGCCGGATGGCGGCCTGCTTCTCGGCCGGGCGCAGCCGCTACCCGTACCGACTGTTCGTGCTCTACGAGGCCGTCGCCGCGCTCGGTTGGGCCACCTACGGCGCCCTGGTCGGGCACCTGGGCGGCACCGCGCTGACCGAGTCGGCCTGGCGGCTTGCCATCATCGCCACCGCTGCGGCGGCCGGCTTCGCCGCGGCCGGATGGGCCATGACAGTGGTCAGCGCCCGCCACGCCCGCGCCGCCGCCGCAGCAGTCGCCGCAGTCGACGTCCCCATCGACTGACCCCACCCCTACTAGCCTCGCGATCTTGCACTTACTGTCCCCGCAATTGGGGCATGCCGCGCATAAGCACGACCGAAAGTGCAAGATCGCGGGGGCGGAGGGTGGGGGCGGGGCGGGGCGGCCTCTAGGGGGCGTCCCGGGGTGGGATTTCGGTGGGCGTCCCGGATTCGGCTGGGGTGTCCGTGGCTCCAGGGTTAGGTATGCCTGGAACCCGAAACGCCGGCCTGCTGGCCCTGGGCGGGATCGCCCTGGCGGCGCTGCTCACAGTGATCGGCCACCTCGAAGTCAACGACGACCTCAACCCGTGGGCGTTGACCATCAGCGACTTCGCGGTCTCCGACCGGGGCGGTGTCATCGACGTCGCCATGGTGGTGCTCGCGCTCGCCACAGTGGCGCTGCTGTACGGACTGCGCCGCACCGGCCCACTCCGGCCCCGCTCCGGCAGGACGGCCGAGCTGCTGCTCGGCGCGTGGGTCGGTGGGCTGCTGCTGGCCGCCGTGGTGCCGACGAACGAGCCGGGCACCGCCATGACCACCGCCGCCTACCTGCACCGGTACGCGTCGGTAGTGGCCTTCCTGGCGTTGCCGGTCGGCGGCTGGCTGCTCGCCCGCCAACCCGACCTGGCGCCCGCCGCCCGGACGCTACGCACCCTGGTCCTGCTCAGCCTGGCCCTGGCAGCAGCGATGATCTGGTCCGCCTACCCCGGCGACCGGATGCTCATCGGCCTGGCCGAACGCCTCCTGATCCTCACCGAGGTAGCCGTCCTGGCCACCGTGGCGCTGATCTACGCCCGGCGGGTTACTCCAGCGCGTGCAGCATGAGCTGGCGGGCCGCCTCGGTGATGGAACCGGAGAGACTCGGGTAGATGGTGATGGTCTGCGCCAGCTCGTTGACGGTGAGGTTGTTCTCCACCGCCATGGTGATGGGCAGGATCAGCTCGCTGGCCTTCGGAGCGACCACCACACCGCCGATCACCTGACCGCTGGCGGGCCGGCAGAACAGCTTCACGAAACCGTCGGAGAGGTCGTCCATCTTGGCGCGGGCGTTGCCGGACAGCGGCAACATGACCTGCCGGGCGGGGGTCTTGCCCGCGTCCACCTCGTCCTGCGAGACACCCACGGTGGCCAGCTCCGGATCGGTGAAGACGTTCGCCGCGACGGTACGCAGCCGCAGCGGGCGGACCGCCTCGCCGAGCGCGTGCCACATGGCGATCCGGCCCTGCATGGCGGCGACGCTGGCCAGCAGCAGCACACCCGTGCAGTCACCGGCGGCGTAGATGCCGGGCACGTTGGTCCGGGAGGCCCGGTCGACAGTCAGGTAGCCGCCTCGACCCAGCTCCACCCCGTACTCGGTCAGGCCCAGGTTGGCAGTGTTCGGGATCGAACCGACGGTGATCAGCGCGTGTGAGCCGGTCACCTTACGGCCGTCGGACAGCTCCACCTCGACGCCGTCGGCGGTGCGCCGGACCGCGTCGGCCCGGGAGTTGTTCAGGATCTCCATGCCCCGGTTGCGGAACACCCGCTCGATGGCGGACGCGGCGTCGGCGTCCTCGTGCGGCATCACCCGGTCCCGGCTGGAGACCAGTGTCACCTCGACCCCCATCGCCAGGTACGCGCTGGCGAACTCCGCGCCGGTCACGCCGGACCCGACCACGATCAGGTGCTCGGGCAGTTCCGGCAGGTCGTACACCTGTCGCCAGGTCAGGATGCGTTCACCGTCCGGTACGGCGGTGGGCAGCTGGCGGGGCGTCGAGCCGGTGGCCACCAGCACGGTGGACGCGTCGATCGAGTACTCCTCGCCACCGTCATTGGGGGTGACGACGACCCGGTGGGTGTGCCCGAGCGAGTCCTCGCCGAGCCGGGCGGTGCCGGCCACGAAGGTGACTCCCGCCTTCAGCAGCTTGGCGTGGATGTCCGCGGACTGTGCCAGGGCCAGCCGCTTGACCCGCTGGTGCACCGCCCGCGCGTCGACGGTGACCGCCTCCAGGCCGTCCGAGTGGACCCCGAACTCCTCGGTGTCGCGGTAGCCGGTGACCACCTGCGAGCTGGCGATGAAGGTCTTCGACGGTACGCAGTCGGAGAGAACGCAGGCGCCACCGGCACCGTCGGCCTCCACCACTGTGACATCGGCGTCCAGCTGGGCGGCGACCAGTGCCGCCTCGTACCCGGCCGGCCCCCCACCGATGATCACGATCCGGCTCACAGCGTTCGCCCTTCGTCCATGGTCACAGTGACTTTCTTCTCCCGAGCGCATTCGACACGCACTGTCGTATTCTCCCCCACCCGTCTGCCGGGCTATCGTCATCGCCGTGCGTCATCACGCCGCCTACGGCTCAAATCTCGACCCTGCCCGGATGCGTGCCTACTGTCCGCATTCGCCGATGGTGGGCACCGGCTGGCTGGAGGGCTGGCGGCTGACCTTCGCCGGGGCGGACGTGATCGGCTGGGAGGGTGCGGTGAGCACCCTTGTCGAGTCCCCCGGTGACCGGGTCTTCGTGGCGATCTACGACATCCACCCGTACGACGCGGGCCAGCTCGACGAGATCGAGGGGGTGACCGCCGGCACGTACCGCAAGCTGCACGTGCGGGTCTCCACCCTCGACGGCGACGTGACCGCGTGGATCTACGTCTTCAACGGGTACGAGGGCGGCCTGCCGACCTCGTGGTACCTGTCGGAGATCGCGAACGCCGCTGAGAAGGCGGGCGCCCCGGACGACTACGTCACCGAGCTGCGGGCCCGCCCCACCGGCACCGCGTCGGCGTAGCAGCGCGTATCGCACGCTCCCAGTCTGCTACCGCCGTCGACTGGAACCCCGGTCGGGCCCGGCCGGGGTCGTCAATCACACACCGGCGGCCGAGACGGAAAGCTCGTACATGTCGGCCCACAGGGTTTCCCGCAGGCCCACCGACTCGTACAGCGACAGCGGGGCGGTCGGGTTGGTGAGGTCCACGCCGAGGCCGGCGGACCGCCGACCCTTCTCGGCGTAGCGGGCGAAGGCGCGGCGCAGCAGCGCCGCACCCACACCCCGGCGACGGTACGCGGACAGCACCGACAAACTCTTCACCCAGCCCTGCTGCTGGTCGACCGCCTGGTCCGAGGACCGCAACGCGCCGACCGGCACCCCGTCCACCTCGGCGACGAACCACTCGTCCCAGGCGTTCAGGTCACCGATCCGGGCACGCCATCGCTCGTACGACAACGGCTCGTGATCGGCGGTGTCGGCGAAGGCGGTATCGGTGATCCGGTGGAACTCCCGCAGGTCGGCCTCGTCGTCGGGGCGGACCGGCCGCACCGTCACTGCCGATGGACCGGCCGGCTCGTCGGGCAGGTCGTCCAGCGGCCCGCTCATCCGGACGTACCTCTTGACCAGGGTGAACCCGACCTCGCGCAGGGTTCTTTCCCAGTCGCGTTCCGGCGCGAAGACCGCGCAACGGACGGTGAGCGATGGCAGCCCCCGCTCGGCGGCGCGCTCGGCGACCCGGTCTAGTTGTCGAGTCAGCAGCGACGCCCGAACGGTCGAGGCGCGTACCGGGTCGACGTAGATCTCCACGAACTCCCGGCCGACGCCGGTGGGGTTGTCCACCGTAGCCCAGCCGACCACGTCGCCCTCCGGGTCGACCGCCAGCCAGGAGTCCCGGGCCGGGTCGAAGTGGGGGGCGGTCAGTGACGCGGCGACATCCTCGGCGTCGAAGTCGGGATGGCCGATGGTGAAGGTGTCGGCGGCGTGCACCACCGCGAGGATCGCCGGCACGTCGTCGAGGGTGGGTCGGCGCGTCGTCCAACCAGCGGGAAGGGTCACGGCAGGACATCCTGGCAGCCGATCGGCTCCGCCGCCGCCCATTTTTCCGGCCGGCGGGAAGCTCAGCCGAGGTCGACCCGGGTGCGGTGCAGCAACTCCACCAACTCCGCGCCGTCGGCGGGACCGAGGGCCGTGAACGCCGGCGCGGCCAGCCGGTTGGTCACCGCCTCCGCCCAGAGTCGGCGGCGCACCAGGGGTCCGATCGGCGGGTACGGCGGCGGCCAACCGCAGGCCACCGCACCGGCCTCGCCCTCCGGCCCGGCCAGCACGGCCTCCAGTGGGGTCATCCCGGCGGCGCGTACCGCCAGCAGGTAGGCGCCGGTGAAGTGTTCCCGGAGCAGCCGCAGCCCGGCGGCGCTGCGGGCACCGGGCGAGAGATCCGGAAGCGGCATGGCCCGCCACGCGGCGAAGAGCGGCATCCCGCTGGCCTCCGCCGCGACCACGGCCCGCTCGACGAGCGCCGACAGGCGTTCGGTGCCGGGCAGGGGGCCGAGCTGCTGCGCCCCCCACCGGCAGCATTCGGCGAGGCTCGCGGCGGCCACCTCGAACGGCGGGACGACCCGGGCTGCGGCGTCCCAACCGTCGGCGACCGCGTCCGGGGCGATGAACCCGAGGGCGGCGGCGGCCGTCTCGGCCCGCACATCGCCGAGCGCGCCGGCCCGGCCACTGATGTAGAAGGCCCAACCGGAGATGCCCAGCAGTCGGGCCCGACGCAACGTGGTCGCGTCCCGGCTGAAGGCGTCGCCCAGGTCGAGCACGACGGGCTTGCTGGCGGCCGCGACCTGCTCGGGAGTCACCGGAGGGTTCCCCTCTGGCAACCGGACCCGCCGACCACGACCACGGCGCGACCCGAGGCCACCCGCCGTGTACGACCCACGCACTCGTCGTCGTCCATCGATGGTCAGTCTGCCGCGCCACCGTCCGCGTCCGCAGTCCCCTCTTCGGCCGCCAGCGCCTCGACCGCCGCCTCGACCTCACCGGCGCGCCGCCGAGCCACGGTGACCGCCCGTTCGGCGGCCCGCCGGGCCAGTTTGGCCCGGCTGAGATCCTGCTCGGCGACCGCGCGCCGCCGCTCCAGCTCGGCCAGCTCAGCTTCAAGGCCATCGAGTACGGCCGCACCGTCGCGCTCCTGCCCGGTCGCCTCGGTCAGCTCGGCCTCGGCCCGCTCCTGGTCGGCCTGGGCCTTCGCCAACTCCCGGTCCAGGGCGCGGCGCTGCCGGGCCCGCTCGGCTCGGGCCGCCCGCTGCGCGGCCCGTTCGGCCTGCTCGGCGCGCTCGGCCGCCCGGTCCGTGCGGGGCGCTGCCTCGGGGGGGCGGCCTCGCTGGGGGCCGGGCCGGCGGGCCGGACGTTCCTCCTCGCGTTCCTCGTCATCGCCGGTGACCAGCCGCAGTTGTGGCCGGGGCACCTCACCGAAGCCGGCGTAGCTGGCCGCCCGCAGCAGGCGGCCCGCCCGCACCTGCTCGGCGACCTCGACGTCGGAGAACGCCGCATTCAGCGTCGCCTCCACCTCGGCCAGGGGCAGCCGGCTCG belongs to Micromonospora ureilytica and includes:
- a CDS encoding ABC transporter ATP-binding protein translates to MSERDEPRTAAVPSQKPAGDGRTPGGDAKQPGGEATPKRLPPGRQGGGPGWMSAGMPAEKSMNFGPSVRRLLGRLRSHRLHLAAIITLALVSVGFSVAGPKILGHATDLIFSGVIGRQLPAGTTAEQAVAAARASGNDSFADMLARMDVVPGVGIDFSALSRVLLLALGLYLAASLLSWWQGWLLNGVVQRTVLRLRAEVEEKLNRLPLPYFDRQPRGELLSRVTNDIDNISTSLQQTLSQLLTSLLTVVGVLAVMFWISPVLALVALVAVPLSVLVTQRIAKRSQKQFIAQWTHTGELNGQIEEAYTGHELVKVFGRQREVEAAFHAKNEELFRASFGAQFISGIIMPSMMFIGNLSYVAIAVVGGLRVASGTMSLGDVQAFIQYSRQFTQPLTQLASMANLLQSGVASAERVFAVLDADEQTPDPVAPARVTDPHGRVEFDHVSFRYEPDKPLIDDLSLVAEPGHTVAIVGPTGAGKTTLVNLVMRFYELDAGRITLDGVDITAMRRDDLRGRIGMVLQDTWLFGGTIRDNIAYGRPDATEEEILTAARATFVDRFVRSLPDGYDTVIDEEGSNVSAGEKQLITIARAFLAEPSLLILDEATSSVDTRTEVLLQRAMAALRSDRTSFVIAHRLSTIRDADLILMMENGRIVEQGTHEQLLVAQGAYHRLYRSQFTGAVVDEEPAAQPASV
- the thrS gene encoding threonine--tRNA ligase; the protein is MIDHRRLGRELDLFVSDPLAGAGLPIWLPAGAAARHAVEEYVRELERRSGHQHVYSPPLGKRELFELSGHLGYFADDMFPPMRLSADDEFVLRPALCPHHALVFRARGRSYRELPLRIAELGGMYRSERSGVLGGLSRVRAISLNDAHTFCAPEPVGAEVVEILGLIREAHAALGVRPAGFRLSLRGPGEKYVGDDAQWARAEELLREALTGVEYVEAPGEAAFYGPKIDIQILDAAGRESTISTIQVDFDKPERFDLSYTDSDGSRRRPVMLHRSLVGSMERLFAYLIEVHEGAFPAWYAPVQLVLLPVDDGQVDAAADLARRAVDAGLRVEVDVSGSLGARVRDAARRRVPYLGVLGAREAADGRLALRLRGGRALAPMPADAALALIGGQVAARATDLLPPD
- a CDS encoding DedA family protein, which codes for MPELLTDVASPTWAYLVLLTLLIADAFVPVIPTQIVMITSGALTVYGGLSLPVTIAVGALGVFAGDLACYLLGRSAPDRRPPRHAELSRARRVASRVTQGLRQPGPLVILLCRFVPGGRMAACFSAGRSRYPYRLFVLYEAVAALGWATYGALVGHLGGTALTESAWRLAIIATAAAAGFAAAGWAMTVVSARHARAAAAAVAAVDVPID
- a CDS encoding DUF998 domain-containing protein; this translates as MPGTRNAGLLALGGIALAALLTVIGHLEVNDDLNPWALTISDFAVSDRGGVIDVAMVVLALATVALLYGLRRTGPLRPRSGRTAELLLGAWVGGLLLAAVVPTNEPGTAMTTAAYLHRYASVVAFLALPVGGWLLARQPDLAPAARTLRTLVLLSLALAAAMIWSAYPGDRMLIGLAERLLILTEVAVLATVALIYARRVTPARAA
- a CDS encoding NAD(P)H-quinone dehydrogenase, which encodes MSRIVIIGGGPAGYEAALVAAQLDADVTVVEADGAGGACVLSDCVPSKTFIASSQVVTGYRDTEEFGVHSDGLEAVTVDARAVHQRVKRLALAQSADIHAKLLKAGVTFVAGTARLGEDSLGHTHRVVVTPNDGGEEYSIDASTVLVATGSTPRQLPTAVPDGERILTWRQVYDLPELPEHLIVVGSGVTGAEFASAYLAMGVEVTLVSSRDRVMPHEDADAASAIERVFRNRGMEILNNSRADAVRRTADGVEVELSDGRKVTGSHALITVGSIPNTANLGLTEYGVELGRGGYLTVDRASRTNVPGIYAAGDCTGVLLLASVAAMQGRIAMWHALGEAVRPLRLRTVAANVFTDPELATVGVSQDEVDAGKTPARQVMLPLSGNARAKMDDLSDGFVKLFCRPASGQVIGGVVVAPKASELILPITMAVENNLTVNELAQTITIYPSLSGSITEAARQLMLHALE
- a CDS encoding gamma-glutamylcyclotransferase, which produces MRHHAAYGSNLDPARMRAYCPHSPMVGTGWLEGWRLTFAGADVIGWEGAVSTLVESPGDRVFVAIYDIHPYDAGQLDEIEGVTAGTYRKLHVRVSTLDGDVTAWIYVFNGYEGGLPTSWYLSEIANAAEKAGAPDDYVTELRARPTGTASA
- a CDS encoding GNAT family N-acetyltransferase, which encodes MTLPAGWTTRRPTLDDVPAILAVVHAADTFTIGHPDFDAEDVAASLTAPHFDPARDSWLAVDPEGDVVGWATVDNPTGVGREFVEIYVDPVRASTVRASLLTRQLDRVAERAAERGLPSLTVRCAVFAPERDWERTLREVGFTLVKRYVRMSGPLDDLPDEPAGPSAVTVRPVRPDDEADLREFHRITDTAFADTADHEPLSYERWRARIGDLNAWDEWFVAEVDGVPVGALRSSDQAVDQQQGWVKSLSVLSAYRRRGVGAALLRRAFARYAEKGRRSAGLGVDLTNPTAPLSLYESVGLRETLWADMYELSVSAAGV
- a CDS encoding SCO6745 family protein, whose protein sequence is MTPEQVAAASKPVVLDLGDAFSRDATTLRRARLLGISGWAFYISGRAGALGDVRAETAAAALGFIAPDAVADGWDAAARVVPPFEVAAASLAECCRWGAQQLGPLPGTERLSALVERAVVAAEASGMPLFAAWRAMPLPDLSPGARSAAGLRLLREHFTGAYLLAVRAAGMTPLEAVLAGPEGEAGAVACGWPPPYPPIGPLVRRRLWAEAVTNRLAAPAFTALGPADGAELVELLHRTRVDLG